A section of the Leptospira kobayashii genome encodes:
- the rplO gene encoding 50S ribosomal protein L15, protein MAQTEKIEQGRGFGKKRAKKSTSLGNKNLIPIPKGAKTSKKRVGQGPGSGLGKTSARGSKGQRARAASMKRGFEGGQMPLHKRLPKRGFTNIFKEEFQPVNLLALTKAGLSGEVTPSVLKAKNLIKSETDLIKVLGTGEITASITITADGFSESAKAKIEKAGGKVVIREKKKEEKKKA, encoded by the coding sequence ATGGCTCAAACAGAAAAAATTGAACAAGGAAGAGGATTTGGCAAAAAAAGAGCTAAAAAATCCACTTCTTTAGGAAATAAAAACCTAATCCCGATCCCAAAAGGTGCTAAAACCTCCAAGAAAAGAGTAGGTCAAGGTCCGGGTTCCGGACTTGGTAAAACATCTGCCCGTGGTTCGAAAGGACAAAGAGCACGTGCTGCCTCCATGAAACGAGGGTTTGAGGGTGGTCAGATGCCACTTCACAAACGTTTGCCGAAACGCGGATTTACAAATATTTTCAAAGAAGAATTTCAACCGGTTAACCTACTTGCTTTAACAAAAGCGGGTCTTTCCGGTGAAGTGACTCCTTCTGTCCTAAAAGCAAAAAATTTGATCAAAAGTGAAACCGACCTGATCAAAGTTTTAGGAACGGGAGAAATCACTGCGTCGATCACTATTACTGCTGACGGTTTTTCAGAATCCGCGAAAGCGAAGATTGAAAAAGCCGGTGGAAAAGTTGTGATTCGTGAAAAGAAAAAAGAAGAGAAGAAAAAAGCATAA
- the rpmJ gene encoding 50S ribosomal protein L36: MKVRASVKKICPECKVIRRKGVIRVICTNPKHKQRQR, translated from the coding sequence ATGAAAGTTAGAGCATCAGTAAAAAAAATCTGTCCTGAATGCAAAGTCATTCGCAGAAAAGGTGTGATCCGAGTGATCTGCACAAACCCAAAACACAAACAAAGGCAAAGATAA
- the rpsE gene encoding 30S ribosomal protein S5 codes for MILEEETKEFTEKVVKIDRVAKVVKGGRRFSFNALSVVGDSKGKVGIGFGKANEVPDAIRKSIESAKKNLKSIHYIGHTVPHDAIGSFKSARVILKPATPGTGIIAGASVRSVLERAGIQDVLTKSWGSSNPMNIVKATMDALQQLETPSMAVKRRGVSLKHLFGQDL; via the coding sequence ATGATCCTAGAAGAAGAAACAAAAGAATTTACTGAGAAAGTAGTAAAGATCGACCGTGTTGCAAAAGTAGTGAAAGGGGGACGTCGTTTCTCCTTCAACGCACTTTCTGTAGTAGGGGATTCCAAAGGAAAAGTAGGAATCGGATTCGGAAAAGCTAACGAAGTTCCGGATGCGATTCGTAAATCGATCGAATCCGCTAAAAAGAATTTAAAATCCATTCATTACATCGGACATACCGTTCCACACGATGCGATCGGTAGTTTTAAATCGGCCCGAGTGATTTTGAAACCGGCGACTCCGGGAACAGGAATCATTGCAGGAGCTTCCGTTCGTTCCGTATTGGAAAGAGCGGGGATCCAAGATGTTCTTACAAAATCCTGGGGATCCTCAAATCCGATGAATATTGTTAAGGCGACTATGGATGCACTCCAACAATTGGAAACTCCTTCTATGGCGGTAAAACGTCGTGGTGTGAGCCTAAAACACTTGTTCGGTCAAGATCTATAA
- the rpsQ gene encoding 30S ribosomal protein S17, whose protein sequence is MEAKNLKKSLTIQGVVVSDAMEKTVIIEVITRKTHPRFKKIMTRTSRVKIHDEKNECQVGDKVIAIETRPLSKQKHHKLLKVVEKAKLV, encoded by the coding sequence ATGGAAGCAAAGAATTTAAAGAAATCTTTAACCATTCAAGGTGTTGTAGTTAGTGATGCGATGGAAAAAACTGTGATCATTGAAGTGATCACCAGAAAAACTCATCCTCGCTTCAAGAAGATTATGACAAGAACTTCACGTGTGAAAATTCACGATGAAAAAAACGAATGTCAAGTAGGGGACAAAGTGATCGCAATCGAAACTCGTCCTCTATCCAAACAGAAACATCACAAGCTTTTAAAGGTTGTTGAGAAGGCGAAACTAGTATGA
- the rplF gene encoding 50S ribosomal protein L6, with translation MSRVGKSIIKLPAKVEVKTESNFITVKGPLGELKSPLYEGVVAKVENGELVFTRTSEDQKTVSLHGLVRSLAMNNVKGVTTGWEKNLEITGVGYRAQKKGKDLVMSLGYSHEVVFPEPEGIKIDVADQLKIKISGIDRQLVGQVAADIRSKRPPEPYKGKGVKYSNEYIRRKAGKTGKK, from the coding sequence ATGTCTCGAGTTGGTAAAAGTATTATTAAATTGCCTGCAAAGGTAGAAGTAAAAACGGAATCAAATTTCATTACCGTAAAAGGCCCATTAGGTGAGTTGAAATCACCTCTTTATGAAGGCGTAGTAGCGAAAGTGGAAAATGGGGAATTGGTTTTTACTCGAACAAGTGAAGACCAAAAGACTGTTTCATTGCACGGGCTTGTAAGATCCCTTGCGATGAATAATGTAAAAGGTGTAACCACCGGTTGGGAAAAAAACCTTGAGATCACTGGGGTCGGTTACCGAGCTCAGAAGAAAGGCAAAGACCTAGTGATGAGCTTAGGTTATTCCCATGAAGTGGTTTTCCCTGAACCTGAAGGTATCAAAATCGATGTAGCCGATCAGTTGAAAATTAAAATTTCAGGAATTGATCGTCAATTGGTGGGCCAAGTTGCCGCTGATATTCGTTCTAAAAGACCACCGGAGCCTTACAAAGGCAAGGGTGTGAAATACAGCAATGAATACATCCGCAGAAAAGCTGGAAAAACTGGTAAGAAGTAG
- the rplR gene encoding 50S ribosomal protein L18 has protein sequence MINKTAKYIKRERRAERVRYKLQANSGRPRLVFNKSNRYLTAQVIDDTKGVTVAFVTTQSKDFPKHENSKKSKAAAVQLGKLIAEKAKTAGVSQVVLDRSGMVYHGRIAAFADSAREGGLEF, from the coding sequence ATGATTAACAAGACAGCAAAATACATTAAAAGAGAAAGACGGGCAGAAAGAGTACGTTATAAACTACAAGCAAACTCTGGTCGTCCTCGTTTGGTTTTTAACAAATCCAATCGTTATCTGACTGCTCAAGTGATTGATGACACCAAAGGTGTTACAGTCGCTTTTGTTACTACACAAAGTAAGGATTTTCCGAAACATGAAAATTCTAAAAAGAGCAAAGCCGCAGCAGTGCAATTGGGAAAACTGATCGCAGAAAAAGCTAAAACCGCCGGGGTTTCTCAGGTAGTTTTGGATCGTTCTGGTATGGTTTACCACGGTCGTATCGCTGCCTTCGCAGATTCCGCTCGTGAAGGTGGTTTGGAGTTCTAA
- the rpsC gene encoding 30S ribosomal protein S3 has protein sequence MGQKVNPIGLRIGITRNWDSIWYSKQDYIKNLHEDIKIRRFLLKKFKNASVVKVVVERFPEKININLHTSKPGMVIGQKGQNIEAVKQELKKMADKPIGMNIIEVKKPEIIAQAIAETVALQIEQRMPFRRVMKAELRRAMRGGVEGVKIQISGRLNGADMARTEKYMEGRVPLHTLRAKIDFGFKEALTTFGQIGVKVWTYTGDFFPTKEESEEDKYAVKRRTS, from the coding sequence ATGGGTCAAAAAGTAAATCCAATCGGGCTTCGAATCGGAATCACAAGGAATTGGGATTCTATATGGTATTCTAAACAAGATTATATTAAAAACCTTCACGAAGATATCAAGATTCGTAGATTTCTTTTAAAGAAATTCAAGAATGCTTCTGTTGTGAAAGTTGTAGTAGAAAGATTTCCCGAAAAAATCAACATCAATCTTCATACATCTAAGCCGGGTATGGTGATCGGTCAAAAAGGTCAAAACATCGAAGCAGTGAAACAAGAGCTGAAGAAGATGGCTGATAAACCGATTGGCATGAACATCATCGAAGTTAAAAAGCCTGAGATCATTGCTCAAGCGATTGCCGAAACAGTTGCTTTGCAAATTGAACAAAGGATGCCTTTTAGAAGAGTTATGAAGGCTGAACTTAGACGCGCTATGCGAGGTGGAGTAGAGGGTGTAAAAATCCAAATCTCCGGTCGTTTGAACGGTGCGGATATGGCTCGGACTGAAAAATATATGGAAGGCCGGGTTCCACTTCATACACTTCGTGCGAAAATTGATTTCGGTTTCAAAGAAGCCCTTACCACTTTCGGTCAAATCGGTGTGAAAGTATGGACTTATACTGGAGATTTCTTCCCGACAAAAGAAGAATCCGAAGAAGATAAATACGCTGTAAAAAGAAGAACAAGTTAA
- the rpsD gene encoding 30S ribosomal protein S4, translated as MARYRGPVVKLMRREGLNLFLKNSHTLHKEKSSLEKRKYPPGLPPKKKGKITEYGAQLREKQKVKRAYGVLEKQFRRYFEEASHTPGIPGENLLQFLERRLDNVLYRMGYAVTRRQARNFVAHRHVMVNGIRVDIPSYRVNIGDKVEIREKFQKSTFIEENIRLAQAINRTASWVSVDYAQFSGEILSLPTRDHIDIPVKEQVIVELYSK; from the coding sequence ATGGCACGTTATAGAGGACCAGTTGTAAAGTTAATGAGAAGAGAGGGCTTAAACCTCTTTCTTAAAAACAGTCACACTCTTCACAAAGAGAAATCATCATTAGAAAAAAGAAAATACCCACCGGGTTTACCTCCTAAGAAAAAAGGAAAGATAACTGAATACGGTGCGCAACTTCGTGAGAAACAAAAAGTAAAAAGAGCGTACGGAGTTTTAGAAAAACAATTCCGTCGTTATTTCGAAGAAGCTTCTCATACTCCGGGGATTCCTGGTGAAAACTTACTCCAATTCCTCGAAAGAAGATTGGACAATGTTCTTTATCGTATGGGTTATGCGGTAACTAGAAGACAAGCGCGTAACTTTGTCGCTCACAGACATGTTATGGTAAATGGAATTCGCGTAGATATTCCTTCTTACAGAGTGAATATTGGCGATAAGGTTGAAATTCGAGAAAAATTTCAAAAATCCACTTTCATTGAAGAAAATATCAGATTGGCGCAAGCAATCAACAGAACTGCATCTTGGGTTTCGGTTGATTATGCACAGTTCTCTGGGGAAATTTTATCTCTTCCAACAAGAGATCATATCGATATCCCAGTTAAAGAACAGGTAATCGTAGAGTTGTACTCTAAGTAA
- a CDS encoding type Z 30S ribosomal protein S14 — MAKKSMMERHAKKQKFKVREYNRCPLCGRSRAYLRRFDMCRLCFRDLASKAQIPGVKKSSW, encoded by the coding sequence ATGGCGAAAAAATCGATGATGGAACGCCACGCCAAAAAGCAAAAATTCAAAGTGAGAGAGTATAATCGTTGCCCTCTTTGCGGTCGTTCGCGCGCATATTTGCGCCGCTTTGATATGTGTCGTCTATGCTTCCGTGATTTAGCTAGTAAAGCTCAGATCCCTGGCGTGAAAAAATCCTCCTGGTAG
- the rplE gene encoding 50S ribosomal protein L5: MVPRLKQRYEKDIRPNLQKQLGFESVMRVPKLEKIVINVGMGEAHTNPKAMEACLVEIGQITGQKPVKTFAKKSIAGFKVREGMVLGCKVTLRGNYMYEFLDRFINIALPRVRDFRGVNPKGFDGRGNYNLSVKEQIIFPEIHFDKINTIYGINITFVTNTEEDKEAYELFHAFGMPYRTASK, translated from the coding sequence ATGGTACCTAGACTTAAACAAAGATACGAAAAGGACATTCGCCCGAACTTGCAAAAGCAACTTGGCTTTGAAAGTGTGATGCGAGTTCCTAAATTAGAAAAGATTGTGATCAATGTTGGTATGGGTGAAGCTCATACCAATCCGAAAGCAATGGAAGCTTGTCTTGTGGAGATCGGTCAGATTACTGGCCAAAAGCCGGTGAAAACTTTCGCAAAGAAGTCGATCGCCGGTTTTAAAGTGAGAGAAGGCATGGTCCTTGGTTGTAAAGTAACTCTTCGCGGAAACTATATGTATGAATTCTTAGACAGATTCATCAACATTGCTCTTCCAAGGGTTCGTGACTTTCGCGGAGTCAATCCAAAAGGATTTGATGGACGTGGTAATTACAACTTATCCGTAAAAGAACAAATCATTTTCCCTGAGATCCATTTTGATAAAATCAATACGATCTACGGAATCAATATCACCTTTGTCACGAACACTGAAGAAGACAAAGAAGCGTACGAATTATTTCACGCCTTCGGTATGCCTTACCGAACGGCAAGTAAGTAG
- the infA gene encoding translation initiation factor IF-1 produces the protein MAKEEAITIDGTVLEPLPNAMFRVELENGHKVLAHISGKMRMHYIRILPGDKVTVELSPYDLTKGRITYRKK, from the coding sequence CTGGCAAAGGAAGAAGCAATAACCATTGATGGAACCGTTTTGGAGCCACTACCGAACGCTATGTTTCGTGTAGAGTTGGAAAATGGTCACAAGGTATTAGCGCATATCTCCGGTAAGATGAGAATGCACTATATTCGGATTCTTCCAGGTGATAAAGTTACAGTGGAACTTTCTCCGTATGATTTAACCAAAGGTCGAATTACCTACAGAAAGAAATAG
- the rplX gene encoding 50S ribosomal protein L24, which yields MPVKLAYRGSEPTKFKKTKIKKDDEVLVISGKEKGKKGKVLAVDKRKDRVYIEGVNKRRRYVRPTQENPQGGAIEIEFPIHISNVMFSDPKAENKAKPKKKIKAVRLGFSKKDGKTIRVTRPEGKEV from the coding sequence ATGCCAGTAAAATTAGCTTATCGTGGTTCAGAACCTACGAAATTCAAAAAAACTAAAATCAAAAAAGATGATGAAGTTTTAGTTATTTCCGGAAAAGAAAAAGGAAAAAAAGGAAAGGTTCTCGCGGTTGATAAAAGAAAAGACCGAGTTTACATCGAAGGTGTGAACAAGAGACGCAGATACGTGAGACCGACTCAAGAAAATCCACAAGGTGGAGCGATCGAGATCGAATTTCCGATTCATATTTCCAATGTAATGTTTAGCGATCCTAAGGCTGAAAACAAAGCGAAGCCTAAGAAGAAAATTAAGGCTGTACGCCTTGGTTTTTCCAAAAAGGATGGTAAAACGATCCGCGTGACACGTCCGGAAGGTAAAGAAGTATAA
- the rpsM gene encoding 30S ribosomal protein S13, which yields MARIAGVDLPSNKRIVIGLTYVFGIGKTSSQEILKKAGIDESIRVKDLTDEHEAAIRRVIEEGYQVEGDLRSEVNLNIKRLMDVGCYRGLRHRRGLPVNGQRTRTNARTRKGIKKTVANKKKAPGK from the coding sequence ATGGCACGTATCGCGGGTGTTGATTTACCATCAAACAAAAGAATTGTGATCGGTCTCACTTATGTCTTCGGAATAGGTAAGACGTCTTCTCAAGAGATCCTTAAAAAAGCAGGGATCGATGAAAGCATTAGAGTAAAAGATCTAACGGACGAACATGAAGCCGCGATCCGTCGGGTTATTGAAGAAGGATACCAAGTAGAAGGGGACCTTCGCTCCGAAGTAAACCTGAACATCAAACGATTGATGGATGTTGGTTGTTATAGAGGTCTTCGTCATAGAAGAGGACTTCCTGTCAATGGGCAAAGAACACGCACAAACGCCCGTACCAGAAAAGGTATTAAAAAGACAGTAGCGAATAAGAAAAAAGCTCCAGGTAAATAG
- the rplP gene encoding 50S ribosomal protein L16 has translation MLAPKRVKFRKRQRGRLKGKDERGSYVAFGEYGLKAVESGRMTARQIEAARITINRQVKRGGKLWIRIFPHLPITKKPAETRMGKGKGNPEFWIAEIRPGRVLFEMAGIDEETARKALHLASFKLPMETVFVKRNIL, from the coding sequence ATGTTAGCACCAAAGCGAGTTAAATTTAGAAAGCGCCAAAGAGGACGCCTGAAAGGTAAGGACGAAAGAGGTTCTTACGTTGCTTTCGGAGAGTATGGTTTAAAAGCAGTTGAGTCGGGCAGAATGACCGCTCGTCAAATTGAAGCTGCAAGGATTACTATCAACCGCCAAGTGAAACGTGGTGGGAAACTCTGGATCAGGATTTTTCCACATTTACCAATCACTAAAAAACCTGCGGAGACTCGTATGGGTAAAGGAAAAGGAAATCCAGAGTTCTGGATTGCTGAAATCCGCCCGGGACGTGTTCTTTTTGAAATGGCAGGGATCGATGAAGAAACAGCAAGAAAGGCACTTCACCTGGCTTCGTTTAAACTCCCTATGGAGACTGTATTTGTGAAGAGGAACATACTATGA
- the rpmC gene encoding 50S ribosomal protein L29 codes for MKDNFRSLSVEELKKEVQSASEEVRKARFQFGVTRSLENPKLIHNQKKRIAQALTIQREKELAAAGKLKQIPPKAGKAAPVAKAAKGKKK; via the coding sequence ATGAAAGACAACTTTCGTTCCTTATCTGTAGAAGAACTAAAAAAAGAAGTACAATCCGCTTCCGAAGAAGTGAGAAAGGCTCGTTTTCAATTTGGGGTCACTAGATCTCTTGAGAATCCGAAGCTGATTCACAACCAAAAGAAGAGAATTGCGCAAGCGCTTACCATCCAACGAGAGAAGGAATTAGCGGCGGCGGGAAAATTAAAACAAATCCCACCTAAAGCTGGTAAAGCGGCACCGGTTGCGAAAGCAGCCAAGGGCAAGAAGAAGTAG
- the rpsH gene encoding 30S ribosomal protein S8: MSLSDPIADMLTRIRNAQQAKHELCVIPGSKIKKSILELLKEEGFVDEIQTVKNGSFDDFQVKLKYDPDKRPVIRMIERVSTPGRRVYIQSEEIRPFKNNIGTLILSTSKGVMTGKRARKLRVGGEVLCKVF, from the coding sequence ATGAGTCTTTCAGATCCTATAGCAGATATGCTAACCCGCATCAGAAACGCACAACAAGCGAAACACGAGTTGTGTGTGATTCCGGGAAGTAAAATTAAGAAATCCATCCTAGAACTTCTAAAAGAAGAAGGTTTCGTGGATGAGATTCAAACGGTAAAGAACGGTAGTTTTGATGATTTTCAAGTAAAATTGAAATATGATCCAGACAAAAGACCTGTCATTCGTATGATTGAAAGAGTTTCTACTCCTGGTAGAAGAGTTTACATTCAATCGGAAGAGATTCGTCCGTTCAAAAACAACATTGGAACTCTCATCCTCTCCACTTCGAAAGGAGTGATGACTGGGAAACGTGCGCGTAAACTCAGAGTAGGAGGAGAAGTTCTTTGTAAGGTATTCTAA
- the rplN gene encoding 50S ribosomal protein L14, translated as MIQQETILQVADNSGVKKVMCVKVLGGSKKRYASLGDEIIVAVKDAQPAYGLRDGQGKKVHNKAVQRAVVVRTKKEVRRADGTYIRFDDNAVAIIDDKGNPKGTRIFGPVARELRDKKYMKIISLAPEVL; from the coding sequence ATGATTCAGCAAGAAACTATTTTACAAGTTGCCGATAACTCGGGTGTAAAAAAAGTCATGTGCGTAAAAGTTCTTGGCGGATCTAAGAAACGATACGCTAGTCTCGGCGATGAAATCATAGTCGCTGTGAAAGATGCACAGCCTGCTTACGGTCTCCGTGACGGGCAAGGTAAAAAAGTACACAACAAAGCGGTTCAAAGAGCAGTTGTCGTGCGAACTAAAAAAGAAGTTCGCCGTGCGGACGGAACTTACATCCGTTTTGATGACAACGCGGTTGCTATCATTGATGATAAAGGCAATCCTAAAGGAACTCGTATTTTCGGGCCGGTGGCTCGCGAACTCCGTGATAAGAAATATATGAAAATCATATCACTTGCTCCGGAGGTTTTATAA
- the rpmD gene encoding 50S ribosomal protein L30 — translation MEEVLVTQEKSSIGIIPMHKKTLIALGLKKKGQTRKHKVTPQLKGMLRQVGYLLKVDKV, via the coding sequence ATGGAAGAAGTATTGGTAACCCAAGAAAAAAGTTCTATCGGTATCATTCCGATGCACAAAAAAACTTTGATCGCTCTCGGTCTTAAGAAAAAAGGCCAAACCAGAAAGCACAAAGTAACTCCTCAATTGAAGGGAATGCTTCGTCAGGTAGGATACCTACTGAAAGTAGATAAGGTATAA
- a CDS encoding adenylate kinase → MKRLIFMGPPGAGKGTQADIVKEKFKIPQISTGDILRSAVKNGTAMGVEAKKYMDAGDLVPDAVVIGIIRDRLVESDCANGFILDGFPRTVEQAKALSEILKELHMELDSVVNLDVPDEELVKRLLGRAIKEGRSDDNEETIKNRLHTYNTKTLPLIDFYKGTGILRQINGLGSMEQITDSILKSIQ, encoded by the coding sequence ATGAAGAGACTCATCTTTATGGGACCTCCAGGAGCTGGAAAAGGTACCCAAGCAGATATCGTTAAAGAAAAGTTTAAAATTCCCCAAATCTCCACCGGTGATATTCTTAGAAGTGCTGTAAAAAATGGCACTGCTATGGGTGTAGAAGCAAAAAAATATATGGACGCGGGAGACCTCGTTCCAGATGCTGTCGTTATAGGCATCATTCGGGATCGTTTAGTCGAGTCCGATTGTGCGAATGGATTCATACTGGATGGATTTCCTAGGACGGTGGAGCAAGCAAAGGCTCTCTCGGAAATCCTCAAAGAGCTTCATATGGAGCTCGACTCCGTTGTCAACCTAGACGTTCCCGATGAAGAATTGGTGAAACGGTTGCTAGGTAGAGCGATCAAAGAAGGACGCTCGGATGACAACGAAGAGACCATCAAAAACCGTCTGCATACTTACAACACAAAGACTCTGCCCCTGATCGATTTTTACAAGGGAACAGGTATCCTTCGGCAGATCAATGGCTTGGGAAGTATGGAACAAATCACCGATTCTATTTTAAAATCGATTCAATAG
- the secY gene encoding preprotein translocase subunit SecY, translating to MFQTIANIFRIPELRSKIFFTIGMLLLFRMGTHVTIPGINSLIVTGITADPSEGFLGMVDLFAGGALLKFSIFALGIMPYISSSIIMQLVMVLIPSLQKMQKEGEEGRKKIQQYTKYGTLILCAVQSLAVIQLANSWSTGSGNSPAKYPGLINPSVEAYFLPLAMLSITTGTVLLIWLGEQITERGIGNGISLIIFAGIIGRMPEALISMFTSDTSDALSVLILLIIFILLIALTVILTQGVRRVPLNYGKQMVGRKMVQARSQSIPFKVNSANVMPIIFASSLILFPQTIIQWLSSKGGQWAGWAVIMDYFNPFSQIWYHALFYFVIYTSLIIFFAYFYTAIQFNPQELADNLKKYGGFIPGVRPGSQTKEMIEKILNRITLPGALFLAGLALAPYLIIKFLNLGSNTGGGTLVYTFGGTSLLIMVGVALETLKQIEAQLLMRNYEGFMKKTKIKGRA from the coding sequence ATGTTTCAAACAATAGCAAACATCTTTAGAATTCCTGAACTACGCTCCAAGATTTTTTTTACAATCGGTATGTTACTACTTTTCAGGATGGGTACTCACGTTACTATCCCTGGAATCAATAGTTTGATCGTTACAGGAATCACAGCAGATCCAAGTGAAGGTTTTCTTGGGATGGTGGATTTGTTTGCAGGTGGTGCTCTTCTCAAATTTTCTATTTTTGCTCTTGGGATTATGCCTTATATTTCTTCTTCCATCATCATGCAACTTGTGATGGTTCTCATTCCTTCTTTGCAAAAAATGCAAAAGGAAGGAGAAGAGGGAAGAAAGAAAATCCAACAGTACACTAAGTACGGAACTTTGATTTTATGTGCGGTTCAGTCACTTGCAGTGATTCAGCTTGCCAATTCCTGGTCTACAGGATCGGGAAATTCTCCTGCAAAATATCCTGGTTTGATTAACCCTTCCGTAGAAGCTTATTTCCTACCTTTAGCAATGCTTTCCATTACAACAGGAACAGTGCTTTTGATTTGGTTAGGTGAGCAGATTACAGAACGTGGGATCGGTAACGGGATTTCCCTGATTATCTTCGCAGGTATCATCGGTCGTATGCCGGAAGCACTTATCTCTATGTTTACTTCCGATACTTCGGATGCTCTTTCCGTATTGATTCTTTTGATTATTTTTATACTACTTATCGCTCTTACTGTAATCCTTACACAAGGTGTGAGACGAGTTCCGTTGAATTACGGAAAACAAATGGTAGGAAGAAAGATGGTGCAGGCGCGTAGCCAATCCATTCCTTTCAAAGTAAACAGTGCCAACGTAATGCCGATTATCTTCGCATCATCTTTGATTCTGTTTCCTCAAACCATCATTCAATGGTTGTCGTCTAAGGGCGGTCAGTGGGCTGGCTGGGCTGTGATTATGGATTATTTCAATCCTTTCTCTCAGATCTGGTATCATGCTCTATTTTACTTTGTTATTTATACATCTCTCATTATTTTCTTCGCATATTTCTATACTGCGATTCAGTTCAACCCACAAGAGTTAGCTGACAATCTAAAGAAATACGGCGGGTTTATCCCGGGTGTTCGCCCTGGATCGCAAACAAAAGAAATGATTGAAAAGATATTAAATCGGATCACTCTACCCGGCGCGTTATTTCTCGCGGGTCTTGCTCTTGCTCCCTATTTGATTATCAAGTTTCTCAACCTAGGTTCAAACACAGGTGGGGGAACTCTTGTATATACTTTTGGGGGAACTTCGCTTCTCATTATGGTGGGTGTGGCTTTGGAAACATTGAAACAAATTGAAGCCCAACTTCTGATGAGAAATTATGAAGGATTCATGAAAAAGACCAAGATTAAGGGTAGGGCATAG
- the rpsK gene encoding 30S ribosomal protein S11 → MAEKEAKGKKDTKKVKKKEKKNVPRGKVYIQASFNNTIVSITDMAGNVLSWSSSGMMGFRGSKKSTPYAAQIAATSAAEKAIEAAGLSEVDVMVSGPGIGRESAIRSLTTKGLLIKLIKDVTPLPHNGCRPRKRRRV, encoded by the coding sequence ATGGCTGAGAAAGAAGCAAAAGGCAAAAAAGATACCAAGAAAGTCAAAAAAAAGGAAAAGAAAAACGTTCCGAGAGGAAAGGTTTATATTCAAGCTTCCTTTAACAATACCATCGTATCTATTACGGATATGGCGGGGAATGTTCTTTCCTGGTCTTCTTCCGGAATGATGGGGTTCCGTGGTTCTAAAAAATCCACCCCTTATGCAGCTCAAATTGCTGCAACAAGTGCGGCAGAGAAAGCAATTGAAGCTGCCGGACTTTCCGAAGTAGACGTTATGGTTTCAGGACCTGGTATTGGAAGAGAATCTGCGATTCGTTCCCTTACAACAAAAGGTCTACTCATTAAATTGATTAAAGATGTTACCCCTCTTCCACACAATGGATGCCGTCCACGTAAGAGAAGAAGAGTTTAG
- the rplV gene encoding 50S ribosomal protein L22 translates to MEAKAVAKHVRISARKARLVADEIRGYDYKEAIDILRFTNKAASPMIINLLNSAVANAIQMNEGLDPASLFVKKIYIDDGPIMKRYRPRARGRASRIRKRLSHITVVVAETEKKAK, encoded by the coding sequence ATGGAAGCTAAAGCAGTCGCAAAACACGTAAGAATTTCTGCCAGAAAAGCAAGGTTAGTTGCTGATGAAATTCGTGGTTATGATTACAAAGAAGCTATTGATATTCTTCGTTTTACCAATAAAGCCGCGAGTCCGATGATTATTAACTTACTCAACTCGGCTGTTGCCAATGCCATTCAAATGAATGAGGGATTGGATCCGGCGAGTCTTTTTGTTAAGAAGATTTACATAGATGACGGTCCTATCATGAAAAGATACAGACCGAGAGCACGAGGACGTGCATCCAGAATTCGTAAACGTTTAAGCCACATCACTGTGGTAGTTGCAGAGACAGAAAAGAAGGCAAAATAA